The following proteins are co-located in the Castor canadensis chromosome 5, mCasCan1.hap1v2, whole genome shotgun sequence genome:
- the LOC109690668 gene encoding small ribosomal subunit protein uS15-like → MGRMQAPGKGLSQSALPYSWSVPTWLKLTSDDMKEQIYKLAKKGLTPSQIGVILRDSHGVAQVRFVTGNKILRILKSKGLAPDLPEDLYHLIKKAVAVRKHLERNRKDKDAKFHLILIESRIHWLARYYKTKRVFPTNWKYESSTVSALVAEICLVYPSNKIIVSIKKKRKKEKILHKKRLVEWFKV, encoded by the coding sequence ATGGGTCGCATGCAAGCTCCCGGGAAGGGCCTGTCCCAGTCGGCTCTGCCCTATAGCTGGAGCGTCCCCACCTGGCTGAAGCTGACATCTGACGACATGAAGGAGCAGATTTACAAACTGGCCAAGAAGGGCCTGACTCCCTCGCAAATCGGTGTCATCCTGAGGGACTCACATGGAGTTGCACAAGTACGTTTTGTGACAGGCAATAAAATCTTGAGAATCCTTAAGTCCAAAGGACTTGCTCCTGATCTTCCTGAGGATCTCTACCATTTAATTAAGAAAGCAGTTGCTGTCCGAAAGCATCTTGAGAGGAACAGAAAGGATAAAGATGCTAAGTTCCACCTGATTCTGATAGAGAGCCGAATTCACTGGTTGGCTCGATATTATAAGACCAAGCGGGTATTCCCCACCAATTGGAAATATGAATCATCCACAGTCTCTGCCCTAGTGGCAGAAATTTGTCTTGTGTACCCAagcaataaaataattgtttcaataaaaaaaaaaagaaagaaagaaaaaatccttcacaaaaaaaggctggtggagtggttcaaggtgtag